A section of the Malus sylvestris chromosome 17, drMalSylv7.2, whole genome shotgun sequence genome encodes:
- the LOC126611095 gene encoding UDP-glycosyltransferase 71A16-like, giving the protein MKKPAELVFVPAPGIGHIISTVEIAKQLVAQDDQLFITILIMKLPFDKLFTNTDSSISHRINFINLPETLVDIPLVFPFFVNPFVESHKIHVKEAVTKLLTDQSAQSESKNPRALAGFVIDMFCTSMIDVANEFGVPSFLFYTSSAAMLGLWLHLASLRNEHDKDIYELINSSTELVIPSFVNPVPTKVFPSELSDKEGAAIFLDFGTRFRETKGILVNTFSELEAHAIHSLSDGKTPPVYPVGPLLNLKSDDTRVAPDKAREKSDILDWLDDQPPLSVLFLCFGSMGSFCEAQVKEIACALEHSGLRFLWSLRKPPPKGTLTLPSDYADPKAVLPEGFLDRTATTGKVLGWAPQVAILSHPAVGGFVSHCGWNSALESIWHGVPIATWPMYAEQQSNAFELLELGLAVEIKMDYKTESEVVVSAEEIERGIKEVMELDSDTRKRVKETSEKGKKALEFGGSSYTSLGRFIDQI; this is encoded by the coding sequence ATGAAGAAGCCAGCAGAGCTAGTGTTCGTCCCAGCCCCAGGCATTGGCCACATCATATCAACGGTTGAGATCGCAAAGCAACTCGTCGCTCAAGATGATCAACTCTTCATCACAATCCTCATCATGAAGCTCCCCTTCGACAAACTCTTCACCAACACAGACTCTTCAATCTCACACcgcatcaacttcatcaacctCCCCGAAACCCTAGTCGACATACCACTCGTCTTCCCCTTTTTCGTCAACCCATTCGTTGAGAGTCACAAAATCCACGTCAAAGAAGCTGTCACGAAACTACTCACTGATCAATCAGCTCAGTCCGAGTCCAAAAACCCTAGGGCTCTTGCCGGGTTCGTCATTGACATGTTCTGCACCTCTATGATTGACGTGGCAAACGAGTTTGGAGTTCCTTCTTTCCTCTTCTACACATCCAGCGCCGCCATGCTAGGGCTCTGGTTGCATCTCGCGTCGCTTCGCAACGAACACGACAAGGATATCTATGAATTGATTAACTCGAGTACTGAGTTGGTCATCCCGAGTTTTGTCAACCCTGTGCCCACTAAAGTGTTCCCTAGTGAGCTTTCGGACAAGGAAGGCGCCGCGATCTTCCTCGACTTTGGAACTAGGTTTAGAGAAACCAAGGGTATTTTGGTGAACACGTTCTCGGAGCTGGAAGCCCATGCGATTCACTCCCTGTCGGACGGTAAGACCCCTCCGGTGTACCCTGTGGGGCCCCTGTTGAATCTGAAGAGTGATGATACTCGTGTGGCTCCGGATAAGGCCAGAGAAAAGTCTGATATCCTGGATTGGCTTGACGATCAGCCCCCGTTGTCGGTGTTGTTCCTGTGCTTCGGGAGCATGGGTAGCTTCTGTGAGGCCCAAGTGAAAGAGATAGCCTGCGCGCTGGAGCACAGCGGGCTTCGGTTCTTGTGGTCCCTACGCAAGCCCCCGCCCAAGGGGACCTTGACCTTGCCAAGCGACTATGCGGATCCCAAGGCAGTCTTGCCCGAAGGGTTCCTTGATCGGACAGCCACGACCGGGAAGGTCCTAGGATGGGCTCCGCAAGTGGCGATATTATCTCACCCGGCGGTCGGAGGTTTCGTGTCGCATTGCGGGTGGAATTCCGCTCTGGAGAGTATATGGCACGGCGTGCCGATTGCGACGTGGCCAATGTACGCAGAGCAACAATCGAATGCATTTGAGCTGTTGGAGTTGGGATTGGCAGTGGAGATTAAGATGGATTATAAGACGGAGAGTGAAGTAGTGGTGAGCGCAGAAGAAATAGAGAGAGGGATTAAGGAAGTGATGGAACTTGATA
- the LOC126611096 gene encoding UDP-glycosyltransferase 71A16-like, with product MKKPAELVFIPAPGIGHIISTVEIAKQLVARDDQLFITILIMKLPFDKLFTNTDSSISHRINFINLPETVVDIPLVFLSFVNPFVESHKIHVKEAVTKLLTDQSAQSESKNPRVLAGFVIDMFCTSMIDVANEFGVPSFLFYTSSAAMLGLWLHLASLRNEHDKDIYELINSSTEFVIPSFVNPVPTKVFPSELSDKEGVAIFLDFGTRFRETKGILVNTFSELEAPAIHSLSDGKTPPVYPVGPLLNLKSDDTRVAPDKAREKSDILDWLDDQPPLSVLFLCFGSMGSFCEAQVKEIACALEHSGLRFLWSLRKPPPKGTLTLPSDYADPKAVLPEGFLDRTATTGKVLGWAPQVAILSHPAVGGFVSHCGWNSALESIWHGVPIATWPMYAEQQSNAFELLELGLAVEIKMDFKTESEVVVSAEEIERGIKEVMELDSDTRKRVKVTSEKGKKALEFGGSSYTSLGCFIDQI from the coding sequence ATGAAGAAGCCAGCAGAGCTAGTGTTCATCCCAGCCCCAGGCATTGGCCACATCATATCAACGGTTGAGATTGCAAAGCAACTCGTCGCTCGAGATGATCAACTCTTCATCACAATCCTCATCATGAAGCTCCCCTTCGACAAACTCTTCACCAACACAGACTCTTCAATCTCACACcgcatcaacttcatcaacctCCCCGAAACCGTAGTTGACATACCACTCGTCTTCCTCTCTTTCGTCAACCCATTCGTTGAGAGTCACAAAATCCACGTCAAAGAAGCTGTCACGAAACTACTCACTGATCAGTCAGCTCAGTCCGAGTCCAAAAACCCTAGGGTTCTTGCCGGGTTCGTCATTGACATGTTCTGCACCTCCATGATTGACGTGGCAAACGAGTTTGGAGTTCCTTCTTTCCTCTTCTACACATCCAGCGCCGCCATGCTAGGGCTCTGGTTGCATCTCGCGTCGCTTCGCAACGAACACGATAAGGATATCTATGAATTGATTAACTCGAGTACTGAGTTTGTTATCCCGAGTTTTGTCAACCCTGTGCCCACTAAAGTGTTCCCTAGTGAGCTTTCGGACAAGGAAGGCGTCGCGATCTTCCTCGACTTTGGAACTAGGTTTAGAGAAACCAAGGGTATTTTGGTGAACACGTTCTCGGAGCTGGAAGCCCCTGCGATTCACTCCCTGTCGGACGGTAAGACCCCTCCGGTGTACCCTGTGGGGCCCCTGTTGAATCTGAAGAGTGATGATACTCGTGTGGCTCCGGATAAGGCCAGAGAAAAGTCTGATATCCTGGATTGGCTTGACGATCAGCCCCCGTTGTCGGTGTTGTTCCTGTGCTTCGGGAGTATGGGTAGCTTCTGTGAGGCCCAAGTGAAAGAGATAGCCTGCGCGCTGGAGCACAGCGGGCTTCGGTTCTTGTGGTCCCTACGCAAGCCCCCGCCCAAGGGGACCTTGACCTTGCCAAGCGACTATGCGGATCCCAAGGCAGTCTTGCCCGAAGGGTTCCTTGATCGGACAGCCACGACCGGGAAGGTCCTAGGATGGGCTCCGCAAGTGGCGATATTATCTCACCCGGCGGTCGGAGGTTTCGTGTCGCATTGCGGGTGGAATTCCGCTCTGGAGAGTATATGGCACGGCGTGCCGATTGCGACGTGGCCAATGTACGCAGAGCAACAATCGAATGCATTTGAGCTGTTGGAGTTGGGATTGGCAGTGGAGATTAAGATGGATTTTAAGACGGAGAGTGAAGTAGTGGTAAGTGCAGAAGAAATAGAGAGAGGGATTAAGGAAGTGATGGAACTTGATAGTGATACAAGGAAGAGAGTGAAAGTGACGAGTGAAAAGGGTAAAAAAGCCTTGGAGTTTGGTGGTTCTTCTTACACTTCATTGGGGTGTTTTATTGATCAAATTTAA